A single region of the Streptosporangiales bacterium genome encodes:
- a CDS encoding aminotransferase class I/II-fold pyridoxal phosphate-dependent enzyme: protein MAAHSATLAINERIQARRARGEKVLHLGFGEAGLPVLPAVADVLSSAVAGNAYGPVVGSLAARDAAAGYFTRRGLATHADQIVLAPGSKALLYALLTVLRGDVVLPVPSWVTYAAQAALAGKRVIDVPVPPEAGGVPDPDRLDEVLRTARAVGAEPGILVLTLPDNPTGTLAGADLVRRVCEVAERNGLVVVSDEIYRDLTYAPETFAGPATFLPDRTFVTSGLSKSMALGGWRIGFSRVPATDWGAEVRDEIVGVASEVWSSLATPMQDAAAYVLGEPAEVTAHVAASRRLHQRVSVAVHETFTAAGAVCRPPQGCFYVYPDLEVVRPVLAARGVDTGARLAEHLLDTHAVGVLAGEAFGDDPRAFRFRVATSLLYGEGDQRWDALNADDPVSLPWIAAALADLDAALRAVTSG, encoded by the coding sequence GTGGCAGCGCATTCCGCGACGCTCGCGATCAACGAGCGCATCCAGGCCCGCCGTGCCCGCGGCGAGAAGGTCCTCCACCTCGGCTTCGGCGAGGCGGGACTGCCCGTCCTGCCGGCGGTGGCCGACGTCCTGTCCAGCGCGGTCGCGGGCAACGCCTACGGTCCCGTCGTCGGCTCCCTCGCGGCACGCGACGCCGCGGCGGGCTACTTCACCAGGCGCGGCCTCGCCACGCACGCCGACCAGATCGTCCTCGCGCCCGGGAGCAAGGCACTGCTGTACGCCCTCCTCACCGTCCTGCGCGGCGACGTGGTGTTGCCGGTGCCCTCGTGGGTGACGTACGCCGCGCAGGCCGCACTCGCCGGCAAGAGAGTGATCGACGTGCCCGTGCCACCCGAGGCCGGTGGCGTGCCCGACCCCGACCGGCTCGACGAGGTGCTGCGCACGGCACGCGCCGTCGGCGCGGAGCCCGGCATCCTGGTGCTGACGCTGCCCGACAACCCAACAGGCACCCTCGCCGGCGCCGACCTGGTCCGCCGGGTGTGCGAGGTCGCCGAGCGCAACGGCCTGGTCGTCGTCTCCGACGAGATCTACCGTGACCTGACGTACGCGCCCGAGACGTTCGCCGGCCCGGCGACATTCCTGCCCGACCGCACGTTCGTCACGAGTGGGCTGAGCAAGAGCATGGCGCTCGGCGGTTGGCGGATCGGCTTCAGCCGCGTGCCCGCGACCGATTGGGGCGCCGAGGTACGCGACGAGATCGTCGGTGTCGCCAGCGAGGTCTGGTCGAGCCTGGCGACCCCGATGCAGGACGCCGCCGCGTACGTGCTCGGCGAACCCGCCGAGGTCACCGCGCACGTCGCCGCCAGCAGGCGGCTGCACCAGCGCGTCTCCGTCGCCGTCCACGAGACGTTCACCGCCGCCGGTGCCGTGTGCCGTCCGCCGCAGGGGTGCTTCTACGTCTACCCCGACCTCGAGGTCGTCCGTCCGGTGCTCGCGGCCAGGGGCGTCGACACCGGCGCGCGGCTGGCCGAGCACCTCCTCGACACCCACGCCGTGGGCGTCCTCGCGGGCGAGGCGTTCGGCGATGACCCACGGGCGTTCCGCTTCCGGGTCGCGACGAGCCTCCTGTACGGCGAGGGCGACCAGCGGTGGGACGCGTTGAACGCCGACGACCCGGTGTCGCTCCCGTGGATCGCGGCGGCGCTCGCCGACCTCGACGCGGCACTGCGGGCCGTGACGTCCGGCTGA
- a CDS encoding GlcNAc-PI de-N-acetylase codes for MTLFFPAPAAPDTTTDLRGRTIVVLHAHPDDEAIFTGITIRRLADAGVRVVLVTATAGELGEVLVPLRPDETVAQRRIAELERAAELLGVERLVLLDHRDSGLAQGPDGADPGALSRADVPVAARLLADLAVDERAEAVVHYDPRGIYGHPDHVAVHRIGALAAELAGVPAYESTVDREHLHFAGPDAHLIHAASRATAAAFGHVTAEIGLAVGGTPHELAVKRAAIAAHASQVRPDAVAHPAFDDAYQMEWYLRTGPAGVLDRLGNVHAVG; via the coding sequence ATGACCCTCTTCTTCCCCGCACCCGCGGCACCTGACACGACGACCGATCTGCGTGGAAGGACCATCGTGGTCCTCCACGCGCATCCCGACGACGAGGCGATCTTCACCGGCATCACCATCCGACGGCTGGCCGACGCCGGTGTCCGCGTGGTGCTGGTGACCGCCACCGCCGGCGAGCTCGGCGAGGTGCTCGTCCCCCTCCGCCCGGACGAGACCGTCGCACAGCGCCGGATCGCCGAGCTCGAGCGAGCGGCTGAGCTGCTCGGCGTGGAGCGGCTCGTACTCCTCGACCACCGCGACTCCGGCCTCGCCCAGGGCCCCGACGGCGCCGACCCCGGCGCACTCAGCCGGGCGGACGTGCCGGTCGCCGCGCGGCTGCTCGCCGACCTCGCCGTCGACGAGCGGGCCGAGGCGGTCGTGCACTACGACCCGCGTGGCATCTACGGTCACCCCGACCACGTCGCCGTCCACCGCATCGGTGCCCTGGCGGCCGAGCTCGCCGGCGTGCCCGCGTACGAGAGCACCGTCGACCGCGAGCACCTGCACTTCGCCGGGCCCGACGCCCACCTGATCCATGCCGCGTCGCGCGCGACCGCTGCGGCCTTCGGCCACGTCACCGCAGAGATCGGGCTCGCCGTCGGCGGGACGCCGCACGAACTCGCGGTCAAGCGTGCGGCCATCGCGGCGCACGCCAGCCAGGTGCGCCCGGACGCCGTCGCGCATCCGGCGTTCGACGACGCGTACCAGATGGAGTGGTACCTGCGCACCGGACCGGCCGGCGTCCTCGACCGGCTCGGCAACGTGCACGCCGTCGGGTAA
- a CDS encoding isocitrate dehydrogenase (NADP(+)) has product PPAPAPPPADPAPAAPAPPPPAPEPAPAAPAPPPPAPEPPPPAPEPPPPAPEPPPPAPEPPPPPA; this is encoded by the coding sequence CGCCGCCGGCTCCTGCGCCGCCGCCGGCCGACCCGGCTCCCGCAGCGCCGGCTCCGCCGCCACCGGCTCCTGAGCCCGCACCTGCGGCTCCGGCTCCGCCGCCACCGGCACCTGAGCCGCCGCCACCGGCACCTGAGCCGCCGCCACCGGCTCCGGAACCGCCGCCACCGGCTCCGGAACCGCCGCCACCGCCGGCGTGA
- a CDS encoding metal-sensing transcriptional repressor: protein MDTSQPGYHDTKADHLKRLRRIEGQVRGLQRMVESDTYCIDVLTQVSAATRALESVALGLLDEHLAHCVADAVAKGGDDAEAKVKEASAAIARLVRS, encoded by the coding sequence ATGGACACCTCGCAGCCGGGCTATCACGACACCAAGGCCGACCACCTCAAGCGGCTGCGCCGCATCGAGGGCCAGGTCCGTGGCCTGCAGCGGATGGTCGAGTCCGACACCTACTGCATCGACGTCCTCACCCAGGTGTCCGCGGCGACCCGCGCGCTGGAGTCCGTGGCGCTCGGCCTGCTCGACGAGCACCTCGCCCACTGCGTCGCCGACGCGGTCGCGAAGGGCGGCGACGACGCCGAGGCGAAGGTGAAGGAGGCGTCCGCGGCCATCGCCCGTCTCGTGCGCTCATGA
- a CDS encoding ankyrin repeat domain-containing protein: MPTLPDRPSLEHLRKRAKARRRTQSVGLAQAQHQVAREYGFASWPRLVHHVQSVRLEGVERALVLADPAALADLLDSDPAAASREIDGLPPLLVLLRRTLGTPADVRRCAALLLDAGADPDSHSVEWGGEGRMSALFDAVERSDLALARLLVDRGATRDEDAFYHACEQSDTAFLGLLAAPGFERLVNHKLDFEDAAGLRWFLDRGVDVDTERCLHHAVSRGRGLPILIMLLDAGADVNLPWDRWDVGRRPLALAARCGHLAAYDLLASRGATAELDAVDAAVLAVARGESADLPASPPPVKGTASRDDYGWILGQFALLGRTDVVASLLDAGMVVDTRGWSNFTPLDQAAMHGRTETVGLLIARGADVHDVAFDDEQPTPLDCAIWGLRNNRADDGDYPGTVAALLATGAPTRLSPPTGDAAVDALLTRALDA, from the coding sequence ATGCCCACCCTTCCCGACCGCCCCTCGCTCGAGCACCTGCGCAAGCGGGCCAAGGCGCGGCGCCGCACGCAGTCGGTCGGCCTCGCGCAGGCCCAGCACCAGGTCGCCCGCGAGTACGGCTTCGCCAGCTGGCCGAGGCTCGTCCACCACGTGCAGTCCGTCCGGCTCGAGGGCGTCGAACGCGCCCTCGTCCTCGCCGACCCGGCCGCGCTCGCGGACCTGCTCGACTCGGACCCCGCCGCCGCGTCCCGCGAGATCGACGGGCTGCCGCCGTTGCTGGTGCTGCTTCGCCGCACGCTCGGCACGCCGGCCGACGTCCGCCGCTGCGCCGCACTGCTGCTCGACGCCGGCGCCGATCCCGACTCCCACTCCGTCGAGTGGGGCGGCGAGGGCCGGATGTCCGCGCTGTTCGACGCGGTCGAGCGCAGCGACCTCGCGCTGGCCCGGCTGCTCGTCGACCGCGGGGCGACGAGGGACGAGGACGCGTTCTACCATGCCTGCGAGCAGAGCGACACCGCGTTCCTCGGCCTGCTCGCCGCGCCCGGCTTCGAGCGTCTCGTCAACCACAAGCTCGACTTCGAGGACGCCGCCGGCCTGCGGTGGTTCCTCGACCGCGGGGTCGACGTCGACACGGAGCGCTGCCTCCACCACGCGGTCAGCCGCGGCCGCGGACTGCCGATCCTCATCATGCTGCTCGACGCGGGCGCGGACGTGAACCTGCCCTGGGACCGCTGGGACGTCGGCCGCCGGCCGCTCGCCCTCGCCGCCCGCTGCGGGCACCTCGCCGCGTACGACCTGCTCGCTTCCCGTGGCGCGACTGCGGAGCTCGACGCGGTCGACGCCGCGGTGCTCGCCGTCGCACGCGGCGAGTCGGCGGACCTGCCGGCGAGCCCGCCGCCTGTGAAGGGCACCGCGTCGCGCGACGACTACGGCTGGATCCTCGGCCAGTTCGCGCTGCTCGGACGTACGGACGTCGTGGCATCGCTGCTCGACGCCGGCATGGTCGTCGACACCAGGGGGTGGAGCAACTTCACCCCGCTCGACCAGGCGGCGATGCACGGGAGGACCGAGACCGTCGGGCTGTTGATCGCGCGGGGTGCCGACGTGCACGACGTCGCGTTCGACGACGAGCAGCCCACCCCGCTCGACTGCGCGATCTGGGGGCTGCGCAACAACCGTGCCGACGACGGCGACTACCCGGGGACGGTGGCGGCGCTGCTCGCGACAGGCGCGCCGACGCGCCTGTCGCCGCCGACCGGCGACGCGGCCGTCGACGCGCTGCTGACCCGCGCACTCGACGCCTGA